One Carettochelys insculpta isolate YL-2023 chromosome 15, ASM3395843v1, whole genome shotgun sequence DNA window includes the following coding sequences:
- the LOC142021284 gene encoding ovomucoid-like, which yields MKITGVVLLFALALCCFYSEAAGQAGKGFCSEYKTPPEMCTMQYDPVCGTDNKTYGNECVFCAAVFENLGSLCFAHHGECKPRDDTKERNEL from the exons ATGAAGATAACAGGGGTCGTTCTGCTCTTCGCTCTGGCACTGTGCTGTTTCTACTCAG aggctgctggccaggctggtaAG GGTTTCTGCAGTGAGTACAAGACACCTCCAGAAATGTGCACCATGCAATACGACCCTGTCTGTGGCACTGATAACAAAACATATGGAAACGAATGTGTGTTTTGTGCAGCAGTCTT TGAAAACCTTGGAAGTCTTTGCTTTGCACATCATGGAGAATGCAAGCCACGTGATGACACCAAGGAAAGGAATGAACTTTAG